Proteins encoded by one window of Chondromyces crocatus:
- a CDS encoding DUF2169 family type VI secretion system accessory protein, which yields MRPPYDVVQALIPPPLKVVPLQPLACGRTLWRAAGALRATVFVKATFAMADGRDAWPIKPQDLVREDRHREGDPGRSLVEAMETAPFLSSAGVLVEGHAYAPPGQTATAVMARLSVFRDVRLLEKTVYVYGDRASGTASPQPFRQMPLVYERAYGGPGFPDNPVGVGLPGTAGLPNLVDPADPRRPAGFGPLSPRWGQRTRLLGPSVGPALDAPIVEIPEDLDWRALSAAPSDQQLPYFRGDEWLVLDGMTPSTPRLSCRLPSVQVQGRLYLISSRGVSEGSRVSFNADTLVIQADQQLCSLVWRAQLPADALAVGSAIRVFVGMELPGRPVSWPDPEDLVVTADERSSVGIQVPAAVLGSAGIALGGPPVLGGPPAGAAVPARVGAPAGVAAPAVVSSPAGQGGVEASRSPWAGIENEATVEGFDLPEGGGGSVAGAPGFAGPPFLGAPSVALRPAAGERGSDPNITASAPMVPAPDSSRNRLGTLPAEAFARAALPFLQRGDMPLDTTVAGARPAAAAAVLPFATAEASRAEGSSSAPPMPALGRRSVLPFGAMPPPAAPTGGPPVRLTPAVGMPAVRPPEGGEAMDLSVTAPARPSPLRDALPFMRPEAVREQGGAPGLGGAGAPGRPAPVGGFTPGQAQGAAPGVGGVRPELVPAHLGETVASSVGRSTAAADAVGGPRRSTLPFIKADEVRAAMEAAKRPEGGQPPEPARPSAVMAPPALVTSPGAVMPPPVVVPPGAVMPPPVVVPPGAVMPPPVVVPPGAVVPSDATQRPGMVLPPEGGNPSEPVEAVLQAPRLGQGSSLQQLRLGGGAGELGSAGASSSAALQEEAYRPPSASVAPVSSVDAAAHAGEGGGGPGASEDGGARHEGAAHEGLAGGALAQEIGPAEGGAVALGVTAAPAGSAVPAASVEVAPSVRGTDLRESPLRLEILERLRTGRSIHDLALADADLEGIDFRGVVLSRCNFKGARLLRCGFAGARLSEAQLAGADLTEADLTGADLTGADLSRAVLARARLDEARLVDANLGGARGPGASFAGASAARATFARGVWESASFKRMDAPSADFGGATLDGASFEEATLTEVSLEDARGVETRFERAQMPDARAQGMVLEKGSLEGVVAPRSHWDGATLRGCSLAGADLEGAVLQRVICVESGFAGANLRKANLQRLNGDHAELRDANLEGADLRQARLREAGFEGAKLGGVVAGKADLAGSRFSRADLTNAVLRAAKLKAAVFSQCVLEGVDMRDADLEGADMRGASRKTAKLNGANLRGLVEDAATPEGSG from the coding sequence GTGCGGCCTCCGTACGATGTGGTGCAAGCGCTGATTCCTCCGCCGCTGAAAGTCGTTCCACTGCAACCGCTGGCGTGCGGCCGCACCTTGTGGCGTGCCGCCGGCGCGCTCCGGGCGACGGTGTTCGTGAAGGCCACGTTCGCGATGGCCGATGGGCGCGACGCATGGCCGATCAAGCCACAGGACCTGGTCCGGGAGGATCGTCACCGCGAGGGGGATCCGGGGCGATCGCTGGTCGAGGCCATGGAGACCGCGCCGTTTCTGTCGAGTGCGGGGGTTCTGGTCGAGGGGCACGCCTACGCGCCGCCCGGGCAGACGGCGACGGCGGTGATGGCGCGGCTCTCGGTGTTCAGGGACGTGCGCCTCCTGGAGAAGACGGTCTACGTCTACGGGGATCGGGCGTCGGGGACCGCGTCACCGCAGCCGTTCCGGCAGATGCCGCTGGTGTACGAGCGCGCGTACGGTGGGCCGGGGTTCCCGGACAATCCCGTGGGCGTGGGGTTGCCCGGGACCGCGGGGCTGCCCAACCTGGTCGATCCTGCGGATCCGCGACGCCCGGCGGGGTTCGGGCCGCTCTCGCCGAGGTGGGGGCAGCGCACGCGGCTGCTGGGGCCCTCGGTGGGGCCGGCGCTCGACGCGCCGATCGTCGAGATCCCGGAGGACCTCGACTGGCGGGCGCTGAGCGCGGCGCCGTCGGACCAGCAGCTCCCGTACTTCCGGGGAGACGAGTGGCTGGTGCTCGACGGGATGACGCCCTCGACGCCGCGGCTGTCGTGTCGTCTGCCGTCGGTGCAGGTGCAGGGGCGGCTGTACTTGATCAGCTCGCGGGGGGTGAGCGAGGGGAGCCGCGTCTCGTTCAACGCCGACACCCTGGTGATCCAGGCGGATCAGCAGCTCTGTAGCCTGGTGTGGCGCGCGCAGCTCCCGGCGGACGCGCTCGCCGTCGGGAGCGCGATACGGGTGTTCGTGGGGATGGAGCTTCCGGGGCGTCCGGTGAGCTGGCCCGATCCGGAAGATCTGGTGGTGACCGCGGATGAGCGGTCGTCGGTGGGCATCCAGGTGCCCGCGGCCGTCCTCGGATCTGCGGGGATCGCGCTCGGTGGGCCGCCCGTCCTCGGCGGGCCGCCCGCAGGCGCGGCCGTGCCGGCGAGGGTCGGGGCGCCGGCCGGGGTCGCGGCGCCAGCGGTGGTGTCGTCTCCGGCGGGGCAAGGAGGGGTGGAGGCCTCTCGCTCTCCGTGGGCTGGAATCGAGAACGAAGCGACGGTGGAGGGGTTCGATCTGCCGGAAGGGGGCGGGGGCTCGGTCGCCGGGGCCCCTGGGTTTGCGGGTCCGCCTTTCCTCGGAGCGCCTTCCGTCGCGCTTCGTCCAGCCGCCGGGGAGCGCGGGTCCGATCCGAACATCACGGCGTCGGCGCCCATGGTTCCTGCGCCGGATTCTTCGCGGAACCGGCTGGGGACCTTGCCTGCCGAGGCCTTCGCCCGCGCCGCGCTGCCGTTCCTTCAGCGCGGTGACATGCCCCTCGACACCACGGTGGCGGGAGCGCGGCCTGCGGCGGCTGCCGCGGTGCTGCCCTTCGCGACGGCCGAGGCGAGCCGCGCCGAGGGATCGTCGTCAGCGCCTCCGATGCCCGCGCTCGGGCGGCGGAGCGTGTTGCCGTTCGGCGCGATGCCTCCGCCAGCGGCGCCCACCGGGGGGCCTCCCGTGCGGTTGACCCCTGCCGTGGGGATGCCCGCGGTCCGCCCGCCCGAGGGGGGCGAGGCGATGGACCTGAGCGTGACGGCGCCGGCGAGGCCGAGCCCTCTCCGAGACGCGCTGCCGTTCATGCGGCCAGAGGCGGTGAGGGAGCAAGGTGGTGCGCCTGGTCTCGGTGGCGCGGGCGCTCCGGGGAGGCCGGCGCCGGTAGGAGGCTTCACGCCAGGGCAAGCTCAGGGTGCTGCGCCGGGAGTCGGTGGTGTGCGCCCGGAGCTGGTGCCAGCGCACCTCGGCGAGACGGTGGCGTCGTCGGTGGGGCGGTCGACGGCGGCGGCCGATGCGGTGGGGGGACCTCGGCGGAGCACGCTGCCGTTCATCAAGGCAGACGAGGTGAGGGCTGCGATGGAGGCGGCGAAGCGGCCGGAGGGGGGGCAACCTCCGGAGCCGGCGCGGCCGTCTGCCGTGATGGCTCCGCCGGCGCTGGTGACGTCGCCCGGTGCGGTGATGCCACCGCCGGTAGTAGTGCCGCCTGGTGCGGTGATGCCGCCGCCGGTGGTGGTGCCGCCTGGCGCGGTGATGCCACCGCCGGTGGTGGTGCCGCCTGGCGCGGTGGTGCCGTCGGATGCGACGCAGCGGCCAGGCATGGTCCTGCCGCCCGAGGGGGGGAATCCGTCCGAGCCCGTGGAGGCGGTGCTGCAAGCGCCGCGGCTGGGGCAGGGGTCGTCGCTTCAACAGCTACGGCTCGGTGGGGGAGCGGGGGAGCTTGGGTCCGCGGGGGCGAGCAGTTCCGCGGCGCTCCAGGAAGAGGCGTACCGTCCGCCTTCAGCGTCCGTGGCGCCAGTGAGCTCGGTGGATGCTGCGGCGCACGCCGGCGAGGGGGGCGGGGGGCCTGGTGCATCGGAGGACGGCGGAGCAAGGCACGAGGGGGCCGCCCATGAGGGGCTCGCTGGAGGCGCGCTGGCGCAAGAGATCGGCCCCGCAGAGGGGGGTGCGGTGGCGCTGGGGGTCACGGCGGCGCCGGCGGGGTCTGCTGTGCCGGCAGCGTCGGTGGAGGTCGCGCCGTCCGTGCGGGGGACCGATCTCCGAGAGTCGCCGCTGCGGCTGGAGATCCTGGAGCGTTTGCGCACCGGGCGCTCGATCCACGATCTGGCGCTCGCGGACGCCGATCTGGAGGGGATCGATTTCCGAGGGGTGGTGCTGTCGCGCTGCAACTTCAAAGGGGCACGTCTTCTGCGTTGCGGGTTCGCTGGCGCTCGTCTGAGCGAGGCGCAGCTCGCCGGTGCGGATCTGACGGAGGCCGATCTGACGGGCGCCGACCTGACGGGCGCCGATCTGTCACGCGCGGTGCTGGCGCGGGCGCGGCTCGATGAGGCGCGGCTGGTCGACGCGAACCTCGGGGGGGCGCGGGGGCCAGGGGCGAGCTTCGCGGGGGCCTCGGCCGCACGCGCGACGTTCGCGCGGGGGGTCTGGGAGTCGGCGTCGTTCAAGCGGATGGATGCGCCGAGCGCGGACTTCGGAGGCGCGACGCTGGACGGGGCGAGCTTCGAGGAGGCGACGCTGACCGAGGTGAGTCTGGAGGACGCGCGCGGGGTGGAGACGCGCTTCGAGCGGGCGCAGATGCCGGACGCGCGCGCGCAAGGGATGGTGCTGGAGAAGGGGTCGCTGGAGGGGGTGGTGGCGCCGCGATCGCACTGGGACGGGGCGACGCTGCGAGGCTGCTCGCTGGCCGGGGCCGATCTGGAGGGGGCGGTCCTGCAGCGGGTGATCTGCGTGGAGTCGGGTTTCGCGGGGGCCAACCTGCGCAAGGCGAACCTGCAGCGGCTGAACGGGGATCACGCCGAGCTCCGTGACGCGAACCTGGAGGGGGCCGATCTGCGGCAGGCGCGGCTGCGGGAGGCGGGCTTCGAGGGGGCCAAGCTGGGCGGGGTCGTGGCCGGGAAGGCCGATCTGGCGGGGAGCCGGTTCTCGCGCGCGGATCTGACGAACGCGGTGCTGCGGGCCGCGAAGCTGAAGGCGGCGGTGTTCTCGCAGTGCGTGCTGGAAGGGGTCGACATGCGGGACGCCGATCTGGAAGGCGCCGACATGCGTGGCGCGTCGAGGAAGACGGCGAAACTGAACGGGGCCAACCTGCGTGGGCTCGTGGAGGATGCGGCGACGCCCGAGGGGTCGGGCTGA
- the xseA gene encoding exodeoxyribonuclease VII large subunit: MQRRESPPDSYAAGRFEGPDSAWETMVPVSGPGPASGPGSGGVRRPSFDGEPEVLSVGELDKRLKRLLEGSTKDLRVEGEVSGLKRASSGHAYFSLKDEREEACIECVMYRTAGPRSLRLLADGTRVVVTGRASLYVPRGRLQFIVEQAAPAGRGALLEALERLKELLASEGLFALERKRPLPKEPRVIGVVTSGSGAAIHDIVTVAFRRGGARLLLAPAPVQGAGAGARICRAIGLLEQVPEVDVIIVGRGGGSADDLSAFNDEAVVRRVALARVPIVSAVGHEVDVSLTDLAADARAATPSQAAEMLVPDAGARKRELSLLTRRLARAMGHTLDAARADLDRRMASLGSPERLLAEPQQALDDLTARLERAMERRLTGDRAGLAQLERRLAGRHPRAVIADARASLGPLTVRLGAATRRYVRGLRGQFAEDVARLSAMSPLSVLARGYAITTDGEGRAILDARSVGVGERITVRVHEGALRATVTATAGPGEPLDEGAGGGSGGGAAGGGGAGRPRGGRAPRRRAPRVETEQLRLGLEIAEEPRADG; this comes from the coding sequence GTGCAGCGTCGTGAATCGCCGCCGGACTCGTACGCAGCGGGCCGCTTCGAAGGTCCGGATTCGGCGTGGGAGACGATGGTCCCCGTGTCGGGGCCAGGGCCGGCGTCTGGACCTGGCAGCGGTGGCGTGCGTCGTCCGTCGTTCGATGGGGAGCCCGAGGTGCTCTCCGTCGGCGAGCTGGACAAGCGGCTGAAGCGCCTCCTGGAGGGGTCGACCAAGGACCTGCGGGTCGAGGGCGAGGTCTCCGGGCTGAAGCGCGCGTCGAGCGGGCATGCCTACTTTTCGCTGAAGGACGAGCGGGAAGAGGCGTGCATCGAGTGCGTGATGTACCGGACGGCGGGGCCGCGCTCGCTGCGGCTCCTGGCGGACGGGACGCGGGTGGTGGTGACGGGGCGGGCGTCGCTCTATGTGCCCCGCGGGCGGCTCCAGTTCATCGTGGAGCAAGCGGCGCCTGCGGGTCGTGGCGCGCTGCTGGAGGCGCTGGAGCGGCTGAAGGAGCTGCTCGCGTCGGAGGGGCTGTTCGCACTGGAGCGCAAGCGGCCGCTGCCGAAGGAGCCGCGGGTGATCGGGGTGGTCACGAGCGGGAGCGGAGCGGCGATCCACGACATCGTGACGGTCGCGTTCCGGCGCGGGGGCGCGCGGCTCTTGCTGGCGCCGGCACCGGTGCAAGGGGCCGGGGCGGGGGCCCGGATCTGTCGGGCGATCGGGCTGCTGGAGCAGGTGCCCGAGGTGGACGTGATCATCGTGGGGCGCGGTGGGGGATCGGCCGACGATCTGAGCGCGTTCAACGACGAGGCGGTGGTGCGGCGGGTGGCGCTCGCGCGGGTGCCGATCGTGAGCGCGGTCGGGCACGAGGTGGACGTCTCGCTGACGGATCTCGCGGCCGACGCGCGGGCGGCGACGCCGTCGCAGGCGGCGGAGATGCTGGTGCCGGACGCGGGGGCGCGGAAGCGAGAGCTGAGCTTGCTGACGCGGCGCCTGGCGCGGGCGATGGGGCACACGCTCGACGCGGCGCGGGCCGATCTGGATCGGCGGATGGCGTCGCTCGGGTCGCCAGAGCGGCTGCTGGCAGAGCCTCAGCAGGCGCTGGATGATCTGACGGCGCGGTTGGAGCGCGCGATGGAGCGGCGGCTGACGGGGGATCGGGCGGGCCTCGCGCAGCTGGAGCGGCGGCTGGCGGGTCGTCATCCGCGGGCGGTGATCGCGGATGCGCGGGCGTCGCTGGGGCCGCTGACGGTGCGGCTGGGGGCGGCGACGCGGCGGTACGTGCGGGGGCTGCGTGGGCAGTTCGCCGAGGATGTGGCGCGGCTGTCGGCGATGTCGCCGCTGTCGGTGCTGGCGCGTGGGTACGCGATCACGACGGATGGCGAGGGGCGGGCGATCCTCGACGCGCGATCGGTGGGGGTGGGGGAGCGGATCACGGTGCGGGTCCACGAGGGGGCGCTGCGGGCGACGGTGACGGCGACGGCGGGGCCAGGGGAGCCGCTCGACGAGGGGGCAGGGGGCGGGTCCGGGGGCGGCGCGGCCGGCGGCGGCGGCGCAGGGAGACCCCGGGGTGGACGCGCGCCGCGGCGGCGGGCGCCGCGGGTGGAGACCGAGCAGCTTCGGCTCGGGCTGGAGATCGCGGAGGAGCCTCGCGCTGATGGCTGA
- a CDS encoding amylo-alpha-1,6-glucosidase: MRRSAPGLSDLKQALASDEAVPSPWPHVVVRGELGLARQEWLHTNGAGAFASSTVAAMHTRRYHGLLVAALDPPRGRHVMLSHVDVGVDPNEPGVRRRPKWELGMHQFPSVDPEDTAFYLACFDQDPLPRWTYEVGGGQLEVCLALVRGENAVVLRYRWQGPQSVRLTLRPLLAVRHMHTLLRENGGMSNRVELRVGTAADGATYNEVRVQPNRLLPRLCFRYQGTFVGSPDWWRRFEYLREQERGLDFQEDLWTPGHVDLVAEPGSSSYLVVAVESLPEGEPEALLQAARAAIQAEDPGPSAPVLVRRLSIAAEAFRCDEGANPGVIAGYPWFEVWGRYALIALPGLYLVPGKVDGAIRVLRGLIEQMQGGLAPNRLPDSGGAPEYHAADATLWLFEAARQLVDVVGEEHPFVVEELLPALQSAFEAVLHGTRHDVHLSADGLFAAGRKGEALTWMDAQVRGEPVTPRVGCPVELQALWAKGAETLARIARAAGDDALATRAEAAAQTTRKAFQRRFWCEDTGYPYDVISAEEAGVGAVRDATIRPNALIALAVDPDCFTPDQATALLERVRLELLTPAGVRSLSPADPSYVRWYVGNAEERDKAYHQGAVWPWLLGFYARAARRSSSLGEHVLPLLRRFLASAAGNALALGFVAELCDGEPPHTPRGCVAHAAGVAELLRALLWDLPDGEPSSG; the protein is encoded by the coding sequence ATGAGGCGGAGCGCGCCGGGACTCTCCGACCTGAAGCAGGCGCTGGCCAGCGACGAGGCCGTGCCTTCCCCGTGGCCTCACGTGGTGGTGCGGGGGGAGCTGGGGCTGGCCCGGCAGGAATGGCTGCACACGAACGGCGCTGGCGCCTTCGCGAGCTCGACGGTCGCTGCGATGCACACGCGGCGCTACCACGGCCTGCTGGTCGCCGCGCTGGATCCGCCGCGCGGGCGCCACGTGATGCTGTCGCACGTGGACGTGGGGGTGGATCCGAACGAGCCCGGGGTGCGCCGGCGGCCGAAGTGGGAGCTGGGGATGCACCAGTTCCCGAGCGTGGATCCCGAGGACACGGCGTTCTACCTGGCGTGTTTCGATCAGGATCCGCTGCCGCGCTGGACCTACGAGGTGGGCGGGGGGCAGCTCGAGGTGTGTCTGGCGCTGGTCCGTGGCGAGAACGCGGTGGTGCTGCGGTACCGGTGGCAGGGGCCGCAGTCGGTGCGGTTGACGTTGCGGCCGCTGCTCGCGGTCCGGCACATGCACACGCTGCTGCGGGAGAACGGGGGGATGTCGAACCGGGTGGAGCTGCGGGTGGGGACCGCGGCCGATGGGGCGACGTACAACGAGGTGCGTGTGCAGCCGAACCGGCTGCTGCCTCGGCTCTGCTTCCGTTACCAGGGGACGTTCGTGGGATCGCCGGACTGGTGGCGGCGCTTCGAGTACCTGCGGGAGCAGGAGCGGGGGCTCGATTTCCAGGAGGATCTCTGGACGCCCGGTCACGTGGACCTGGTGGCGGAGCCGGGCTCGTCGTCGTACCTGGTGGTCGCGGTGGAGTCGCTGCCCGAGGGGGAGCCGGAGGCGCTCCTCCAGGCGGCTCGGGCCGCGATCCAGGCGGAGGATCCCGGGCCTTCGGCGCCGGTCCTGGTGCGGCGGCTGAGCATCGCGGCGGAGGCGTTCCGGTGCGATGAGGGGGCGAACCCCGGGGTCATCGCGGGGTACCCATGGTTCGAGGTGTGGGGGCGGTACGCGCTGATCGCGCTGCCCGGGCTGTACCTGGTCCCCGGGAAGGTGGACGGGGCGATCCGGGTGCTGCGCGGGCTGATCGAGCAGATGCAAGGGGGGCTCGCGCCGAACCGGCTGCCGGACAGCGGGGGGGCTCCGGAGTACCACGCAGCCGACGCGACGCTGTGGCTGTTCGAGGCGGCGCGCCAGCTGGTCGACGTGGTGGGCGAGGAGCACCCGTTCGTCGTCGAGGAGCTGCTGCCGGCGCTGCAGTCCGCGTTCGAGGCGGTGCTGCACGGGACGCGCCACGACGTGCACCTCAGCGCCGACGGGCTGTTCGCTGCAGGGCGAAAGGGGGAGGCGCTGACGTGGATGGACGCGCAGGTGCGCGGTGAGCCCGTGACGCCGCGCGTGGGGTGCCCCGTCGAGCTGCAAGCGCTGTGGGCGAAGGGAGCGGAGACGCTGGCGAGGATCGCGCGTGCGGCGGGGGACGACGCGCTGGCCACGCGGGCCGAGGCCGCCGCGCAGACCACGCGGAAGGCGTTCCAGCGGCGCTTCTGGTGCGAGGATACCGGCTATCCATACGACGTGATCTCCGCGGAAGAGGCGGGGGTGGGCGCTGTACGGGATGCGACGATCCGGCCGAATGCGCTGATCGCGCTGGCCGTGGACCCGGACTGCTTCACGCCGGACCAGGCGACGGCGCTCCTCGAGCGGGTCCGGCTGGAGCTGTTGACTCCAGCCGGGGTGCGCTCGTTGTCCCCCGCCGATCCGAGCTACGTGCGGTGGTATGTGGGGAACGCGGAGGAGCGGGACAAGGCCTATCACCAGGGGGCGGTGTGGCCCTGGCTGCTGGGGTTCTATGCGCGGGCGGCGCGGCGGTCGTCGTCGCTGGGGGAGCATGTGCTGCCCCTCTTGCGGCGGTTCCTGGCCTCGGCGGCGGGGAATGCGCTGGCGCTGGGGTTCGTGGCCGAGCTGTGCGACGGGGAGCCGCCTCATACGCCGCGGGGGTGCGTGGCGCACGCGGCGGGGGTCGCGGAGCTGTTGCGGGCGCTCCTGTGGGATCTGCCCGACGGGGAGCCCTCCTCGGGGTGA
- a CDS encoding shikimate dehydrogenase — MAERRLFVLIGHPVRHSVSPVMHTAAFRSLHLPHIYSAFDVPTEADLRQIVGEVRSGVIAGANVTVPHKQTVLSMVDAIDESAAAVGAANVLVRTPDKRVVAYNTDALALADELDELMRETGPVVPSRKARGGAAEVPGMGRAVSAPAVSDPAVSDPAVSDPAVSDPSLPCPRRRAVIIGAGGAGLAAIVACQRLGMHLISVTTRSWTSSAVMLESASGERARALGALTAPWPGRSTPILSKASQMLRLNWSETAATADLIIQATSAGMLGGPPGDDVTGIVPWDMLAPHARAYDVVYNPPVTPFLRLSGMRGLRARDGLGMVVGQAARSFTLWTGMDAPVELMRSAAEESLEKAASVR; from the coding sequence ATGGCTGAGCGACGGTTGTTCGTGCTCATCGGGCACCCGGTGCGGCACTCGGTGTCTCCGGTGATGCACACGGCAGCGTTCCGTTCGCTTCACCTGCCGCACATCTACAGCGCGTTCGACGTGCCGACGGAGGCCGATCTCCGGCAGATCGTGGGCGAGGTGCGCAGCGGCGTGATCGCGGGCGCGAACGTGACGGTGCCGCACAAGCAGACGGTGCTCTCGATGGTCGACGCGATCGACGAGAGCGCGGCGGCGGTGGGGGCCGCGAACGTGCTGGTGCGGACGCCGGACAAGCGGGTGGTCGCGTACAACACGGACGCGCTGGCGCTGGCCGACGAGCTGGACGAGCTGATGCGGGAGACGGGGCCGGTGGTGCCGAGCAGGAAGGCGCGCGGGGGAGCCGCCGAGGTGCCAGGGATGGGACGCGCGGTGAGCGCGCCAGCGGTGAGCGATCCGGCGGTGAGCGATCCGGCGGTGAGCGATCCGGCGGTGAGCGATCCGAGCTTGCCTTGTCCGCGGCGGCGCGCGGTGATCATCGGGGCGGGGGGCGCGGGGCTCGCGGCGATCGTCGCCTGTCAGCGTCTGGGGATGCACTTGATCAGCGTCACCACCCGCTCGTGGACGAGCTCGGCGGTGATGCTGGAGTCGGCTTCGGGGGAGCGCGCCCGCGCGCTGGGGGCGCTCACGGCGCCGTGGCCGGGGCGGAGCACGCCGATCCTGAGCAAGGCGTCGCAGATGCTGCGGCTGAACTGGAGCGAGACGGCCGCGACGGCGGATCTCATCATCCAGGCGACGAGCGCGGGGATGCTCGGGGGGCCTCCAGGGGACGACGTGACCGGGATCGTGCCCTGGGACATGCTGGCTCCGCATGCGCGCGCGTACGATGTGGTCTACAACCCGCCGGTGACGCCGTTTCTCCGGTTGTCGGGGATGCGGGGTCTTCGAGCACGGGATGGTCTAGGGATGGTGGTAGGACAGGCTGCGCGGTCATTCACGTTGTGGACGGGGATGGACGCGCCCGTGGAGTTGATGCGGTCGGCGGCGGAGGAGTCGCTCGAGAAGGCGGCGAGCGTGCGATGA
- a CDS encoding DUF2804 domain-containing protein, protein MRQLTSPPEALLDAGTRALHAGSFRGGLPPVDFSVLAPRAMDRLLRHKRWLYLSLISEEVMVAVALVRLGYAANAFAFVHGRAEGRLLADRSALGLPVGVRVSDDPSLLAGEGRLPGARISVGRRGKGEELVLEAQVHDVRISARLDAASAPPPIAAIASLPEDRAVATEKGALLRVRGEVRCKDRWFSLDGALGGYDYSNGLLPRRTMWRWGFAQGWARSGERVALNLVEGMSGAAECALWIDGEMFPLEEGRFVCNPERPLDPWEVRTEDGAVDLRFSPGGAHEDRTDLRYVRSRFLQPTGVYSGTIRVPDGRVLELREVLGVTELQDVLW, encoded by the coding sequence ATGCGACAGCTCACGTCACCCCCCGAGGCGCTCCTCGATGCCGGCACGCGCGCGCTCCACGCTGGTTCGTTTCGTGGAGGGCTGCCGCCCGTCGATTTCTCGGTGCTGGCGCCGCGGGCGATGGACCGGCTGCTCCGTCACAAGCGCTGGCTCTACCTGTCGCTGATCTCCGAGGAGGTGATGGTGGCCGTGGCGCTCGTGCGGCTCGGGTACGCGGCGAATGCGTTCGCGTTCGTCCACGGTCGCGCGGAGGGGCGGTTGCTCGCGGATCGCAGCGCGCTGGGGCTGCCGGTGGGGGTGCGGGTGTCGGATGATCCTTCGCTGCTCGCGGGCGAGGGGCGGCTGCCGGGGGCGCGGATCTCCGTGGGGCGTCGCGGCAAGGGGGAGGAGCTGGTGCTCGAGGCGCAGGTGCACGATGTCCGCATCTCGGCGCGCCTGGATGCCGCGTCGGCGCCGCCTCCCATCGCCGCGATCGCGTCGCTGCCCGAGGACCGCGCGGTCGCGACGGAGAAGGGGGCGCTGCTGCGTGTTCGAGGCGAGGTGCGCTGCAAGGATCGGTGGTTCTCCCTCGATGGCGCGCTCGGTGGTTACGACTACTCGAACGGTCTCTTGCCGCGCCGCACGATGTGGCGCTGGGGGTTCGCACAGGGGTGGGCGCGCAGCGGGGAGCGGGTCGCGCTGAACCTGGTGGAGGGGATGTCGGGCGCGGCCGAGTGCGCGCTGTGGATCGATGGGGAGATGTTCCCGCTGGAGGAGGGGCGATTCGTGTGCAACCCGGAGCGGCCGCTCGATCCCTGGGAGGTGCGGACGGAGGATGGGGCGGTGGACCTGCGCTTCTCGCCCGGCGGAGCCCACGAGGATCGCACGGACCTGCGCTACGTTCGCTCCAGGTTCCTCCAGCCCACGGGCGTCTATTCGGGCACGATCCGGGTGCCGGATGGGCGGGTCCTGGAGCTCCGTGAGGTGCTGGGGGTGACCGAGCTCCAGGACGTGCTGTGGTGA